The Amycolatopsis jiangsuensis nucleotide sequence CGACGAGTGCGTCGGCCGTCTCCCGGATCAGGTCCTCGTTGATGTCACAGCCGAACTTGTTCCAGCTGTTCCAGCCCATCGGCGGAGTCTGTCCGGCGGCCTGCTGTGCCGCGAACGGTGCTTCGGTGCCTTTTTCGCCGGCGCCTGCGCTTGCGGTGGTGACGCAGGCGAGGACGCCGGCGACAAGAGTGACGGTCGCGAAGGCTCCCACACAACGACGCATGATTCCTCCCTCGGAATGTGCGACTTCGCACAGAATCCATCAACAATCAACGCCGGGCACGCACCCCCGTCAAGCGGCCGTTGGTGGGTAATCCCGCACCCGGCAGGTAGAAAGGGGTGGCCGGGCAAGTACGGGAGTCCCGGCCACCGGAAGTACTGCGCCCCCGACCGCACCGCCCCCGACCGCACCGCCCGTCGGAACCGTCCCGAGGAGCCCGATGTCCCAGCCCCGCCCGCTCGACGGTGTCCAGGTCGTCGATCTCTCCCGCATTCTCGCCGGGCCCTACTGCACGCAGTACCTCGGGGAAATGGGTGCGGACGTGGTCAAGGTCGAGCCGCCGGGGCACGGGGACGACACGCGGCTGTGGGGGCCGCCGTTCGTCGGGGAGGGTGCCGAGGCGGTGTACTTCCTGGCCGCCAACCGCAACAAGCGCGGGATCGTGCTGGACCTCAAGACCGAGCGTGGCCGGGACGCGGTGCGGCGGCTCGTCGCGCGGGCGGACGTGCTGGTCGAGAACTTCCGGCCGGGCACGCTGGAGCGCTGGGGGCTGTCCTACGCCGAGCTGGCGGAGCTGAACCCGCGGCTGATCCACGTGTCGATCACCGGATTCGGCCAGACCGGCCGGTACCGCGACCGGCCGGGGTACGACCTCGTGGCGCAGGCACTCGGCGGGGTGATGGGGCTGACCGGCGAACCGGACGGCGCGCCCGCCAAGGTGGGGCTTCCGGTGGCCGATCTGAACGCCGGCACCTGGGCGATCATCGGCGTGCTGATGGCCCTGCAGGCCCGGCACACCACCGGTCGCGGCCAG carries:
- a CDS encoding CaiB/BaiF CoA transferase family protein, with translation MSQPRPLDGVQVVDLSRILAGPYCTQYLGEMGADVVKVEPPGHGDDTRLWGPPFVGEGAEAVYFLAANRNKRGIVLDLKTERGRDAVRRLVARADVLVENFRPGTLERWGLSYAELAELNPRLIHVSITGFGQTGRYRDRPGYDLVAQALGGVMGLTGEPDGAPAKVGLPVADLNAGTWAIIGVLMALQARHTTGRGQYLDVSLLDAQLAWHVYAAGATFYDQPRPRRMGSAHPSIVPYQAYRAADGWLIVAAGSEKLWRALCRVLELDIAEDPKFVVNAARAEHRDELNARLGEVFRTRPAAEWLRMLDEASIPAAPINDIDDVYADPWAAERDQVVRLPHPTVGTYVGTGFPVKASETPPRPTSAPPTLGQHTDEVLAELGYSEAEIAGFREQS